A region of Deltaproteobacteria bacterium DNA encodes the following proteins:
- a CDS encoding formate dehydrogenase accessory sulfurtransferase FdhD, with product MTNSNVLQEVELIRMNGGCERTTEHIIRETAQTFRINGEPYVTAMMLAGMEKEFAVGHLYAQGIISGMSDIVSITVTGTTLEVMLAYTKKPGEEPGPVDSDLVVDCNTVFTCVKAILKSDIFAETEAVHSAGLFMEGTETVSIVEDLGRHHALDKVIGAALLQGKDLTRALVTSTGRLPAEMISKCRNAGIPIIATKGVPTTKAVELAKRSGITIAGLVRSTTMFVYSHPERIR from the coding sequence ATGACGAATAGCAATGTATTACAGGAAGTTGAGCTGATCCGGATGAACGGAGGTTGTGAGCGAACCACCGAACATATCATCCGTGAGACCGCCCAGACATTTCGCATTAACGGCGAGCCATATGTCACAGCCATGATGCTGGCCGGAATGGAAAAGGAGTTCGCGGTGGGGCATCTCTATGCCCAAGGGATAATCTCAGGGATGTCCGATATTGTGTCAATCACCGTGACCGGGACGACGTTAGAGGTAATGCTGGCCTATACCAAGAAACCCGGCGAAGAGCCTGGCCCGGTTGACTCCGACCTCGTCGTCGACTGCAACACAGTGTTCACCTGCGTCAAGGCTATCTTGAAATCTGATATCTTTGCCGAGACCGAGGCGGTACATTCCGCCGGGCTGTTCATGGAAGGAACAGAAACCGTTTCCATCGTGGAAGACCTGGGCCGTCACCATGCCCTTGATAAAGTCATCGGTGCGGCGCTCTTACAGGGTAAGGATTTAACCAGGGCGTTAGTCACCTCTACCGGACGCTTACCGGCCGAGATGATCTCCAAGTGCCGCAACGCCGGCATCCCCATCATAGCCACCAAGGGGGTGCCGACTACCAAGGCCGTGGAGCTGGCAAAGCGGAGCGGGATCACAATTGCAGGTCTGGTGCGAAGTACGACAATGTTCGTCTATTCGCACCCGGAGCGGATAAGATGA
- the fdhD gene encoding formate dehydrogenase accessory sulfurtransferase FdhD codes for MNLEAKSMILPGRQLRERKFTDVEIPVVIERELRIIFNGKHLVTASLMPGMEQEFVTGYLFSQGFIKTTKDISSLVVEGASASVTLSETAVPALTETSYRIVSGGGRTAYTDGSLPEIRSDLTVQKDAVFRAMNHLFDIATVYKETKGVHSAGIFTPTAEPVCIVEEIGRHNCLDKAIGYALLRNIDCSRHFIASTGRMASEMVAKLCRAGFPVVATKTAVTDKGLETAQASGMTLIGFVRDRGTRINTDMEVRVIEEPVMKIYTGGERITC; via the coding sequence ATGAATTTGGAAGCCAAATCCATGATACTTCCGGGCCGGCAGCTCCGGGAGAGAAAGTTCACGGACGTTGAAATCCCAGTTGTCATAGAGCGGGAGCTGCGCATCATTTTCAATGGCAAACACCTCGTCACTGCATCTTTGATGCCGGGGATGGAACAGGAATTTGTGACCGGTTACCTCTTCAGTCAGGGTTTTATTAAGACGACTAAGGATATTTCATCTCTTGTGGTCGAAGGTGCCTCCGCCAGTGTGACCCTGTCTGAAACGGCAGTCCCTGCGCTCACGGAGACCAGCTATCGTATCGTTTCAGGGGGCGGTCGCACGGCTTATACCGATGGAAGCCTGCCTGAAATCAGGTCCGATCTAACTGTGCAAAAGGATGCCGTGTTCCGGGCTATGAACCATTTGTTCGATATTGCCACGGTCTATAAGGAGACGAAGGGCGTTCACTCCGCCGGGATATTCACACCGACTGCCGAACCCGTTTGCATTGTTGAAGAGATCGGGCGGCATAACTGCCTGGATAAGGCCATCGGTTACGCACTTCTCCGCAACATCGATTGCAGCCGCCACTTTATTGCTTCTACGGGCCGCATGGCCTCGGAGATGGTGGCCAAGCTATGCAGGGCGGGGTTTCCGGTGGTGGCCACCAAAACGGCCGTGACGGATAAGGGATTAGAGACAGCTCAGGCCAGTGGAATGACGCTCATCGGCTTCGTCCGGGACAGGGGCACGAGAATTAACACGGACATGGAGGTGAGGGTAATCGAAGAGCCGGTGATGAAAATCTATACGGGTGGTGAACGGATAACCTGTTAA
- a CDS encoding 2,3-bisphosphoglycerate-independent phosphoglycerate mutase produces the protein MSLKKLTGRHAAGPRGPLLLIIMDGVGLGPDDDTNAVYLAKTPTLDRLLSSPLFARLQAHGTAVGLPTDKDMGNSEVGHNALGAGRVFDQGARLVNKAIKSGKIFKTELWKSIEQRVLNGGTLHFIGLLSDGNVHSHIDQLFSMLDHCAEQGLGRVRVHALLDGRDVGERSALDYVVPTQEKLKALSEAKSLDYRIASGGGRMKVTMDRYNADWNIVKRGWEAHVLGKGRPFRSAEEAVRTYYAEDPEITDQYMDPFVVVDEKGRPVGPIRDGDVVIFFNFRGDRAIEISRAFTEKDFKEFDRGPLPDILYAGMMEYDGDTHIPPNYLVMPPVIDRTVSEYLCAAGVTSFAISETQKFGHVTYFWNGNRSGYIDPSLETYIEIPSDKIEFDKAPKMKALEIKDKTIDLLRSGKYRFGRLNFANGDMVGHTGVMEAAIEAVETVDRCVGELLTVIEELEGIAVVTADHGNADEMLSVDKNGERHIRTAHSLNPVPFAIFDPRYEGNYGMAPIQRPGLSNVAATLLNLLGYEKVPDYDPSLIRFSD, from the coding sequence CTGAGCCTTAAGAAACTTACCGGCCGCCATGCCGCCGGACCCAGAGGACCACTTCTTCTCATTATTATGGACGGTGTTGGTTTGGGGCCTGATGATGATACGAATGCCGTGTATTTGGCAAAAACCCCCACCCTGGACAGGCTTCTTAGCTCCCCACTCTTTGCCAGGCTCCAGGCCCATGGGACTGCTGTGGGACTCCCCACGGACAAAGACATGGGAAACAGCGAAGTAGGCCACAACGCCCTTGGAGCGGGAAGGGTCTTTGACCAGGGCGCAAGGCTGGTCAACAAGGCCATCAAGTCCGGGAAGATTTTTAAGACGGAGCTCTGGAAAAGCATAGAGCAACGGGTTTTGAATGGGGGGACCTTGCACTTCATCGGGCTGCTTTCAGATGGAAATGTCCATTCCCATATAGATCAGCTCTTTTCCATGTTGGATCATTGCGCGGAGCAAGGGTTGGGGCGGGTCCGGGTCCATGCCTTGCTTGACGGGAGAGACGTGGGAGAGCGCTCGGCCCTGGATTACGTTGTTCCCACCCAGGAAAAACTGAAGGCCCTTTCCGAGGCAAAGAGCCTGGACTATCGAATCGCGTCCGGGGGAGGCCGCATGAAGGTGACCATGGACCGTTACAACGCGGACTGGAACATCGTCAAGCGGGGGTGGGAGGCCCACGTGCTAGGGAAGGGGAGACCCTTCCGATCGGCCGAGGAGGCCGTAAGGACCTATTATGCGGAAGATCCCGAGATTACGGATCAATACATGGATCCCTTTGTGGTCGTGGACGAGAAAGGCCGTCCCGTCGGTCCCATTCGGGACGGGGATGTTGTAATCTTTTTCAATTTCCGGGGAGACCGGGCCATTGAGATCTCCCGGGCCTTCACTGAAAAGGATTTCAAAGAATTCGATCGTGGCCCGCTCCCAGATATTCTTTATGCAGGGATGATGGAATACGATGGCGATACCCATATCCCTCCCAATTACCTGGTCATGCCGCCAGTCATTGACCGTACAGTGAGCGAATACCTTTGCGCCGCCGGAGTGACGAGTTTCGCTATCTCAGAGACCCAGAAATTCGGCCACGTAACCTATTTCTGGAACGGAAACCGTTCTGGATACATAGATCCATCCCTTGAGACCTATATTGAAATTCCCTCTGACAAGATCGAGTTCGACAAGGCCCCCAAGATGAAGGCCCTTGAGATCAAGGACAAGACAATAGACCTGTTGAGGTCAGGGAAATACCGTTTTGGGCGCCTGAATTTTGCCAACGGGGACATGGTTGGACATACAGGAGTGATGGAAGCAGCCATTGAGGCCGTGGAGACGGTGGATCGTTGCGTGGGTGAATTGCTGACTGTAATCGAGGAGTTGGAGGGCATCGCGGTGGTCACCGCAGATCATGGGAACGCAGACGAGATGTTATCGGTGGACAAGAATGGAGAAAGACACATCCGCACGGCTCATTCCCTGAATCCCGTCCCCTTTGCCATTTTTGATCCTCGATATGAGGGAAATTATGGCATGGCTCCCATTCAAAGACCCGGACTTTCCAACGTGGCCGCCACCCTCTTGAATCTTCTGGGGTAC